One window of Chionomys nivalis chromosome 18, mChiNiv1.1, whole genome shotgun sequence genomic DNA carries:
- the Adam30 gene encoding disintegrin and metalloproteinase domain-containing protein 30 — protein MRSVWASSQHRCLLLTMLFLEAVGNDLLFDPDWGFESYEITVPKKLSPRKGEQGGDSSLSYLLQIQGKKHTIHLRPKKLLLPRHLPVISFTQEDSLMEDYPHIPNECNYVGFVEGFQESDATLSTCMGGLRGILNIDFNYYQIEPLRASSTFEHVVYVLKKDKFSNQTCGVVDEETDGQTTQQEARISSFHKSYKHQKYLELVMVFDWTRFMSLGGNFTKIVEDAILLTAIMDTYFQDVRLRICLKGLEVWSSRDRMNTFFFTLAEILGQFVLYKRLVLHHVLPADWSHLYLGRSFPDAVAWSWGRACEVYHAGSASSFVGKNILGPATWTAHEVGHCVGMQHDGEYCQCRGRTSCIMGTGRTGFSNCSYDQYFIHASYKMSYCLSDIPGRGYVIKRCGNKIVEGTEECDCGSKEDCQKDPCCGPNCKWKEGVNCSTGLCCHKCNFLPSGYVCRPEENECDLAEYCNGLSGLCPEDTYKQDGTPCKYGGVCFSKNCRSRYMQCQGIFGPAAREAPYQCYDVVNKMGDQYGNCGINISQYNRCTRDNAVCGRLQCINVRVIPSLPDHSTLLSTYVKADNLMCWGTGYHGELMAHGIPDVGVINDGTACGLKKVCIKGRCVDSATIMFDCLPGKCNSRGVCNNKRNCHCKYGWEPPFCEEVGLGGSIDSGPPAPMAEEMPSSFQAVYIMMMRIILFVISVIVVYFRQLIKKWFYDHQKKETVKKPKDAEMSEM, from the coding sequence ATGAGGTCAGTGTGGGCCTCCTCCCAACACCGCTGTCTGCTTCTGACGATGCTCTTTCTTGAGGCTGTGGGCAATGACCTACTATTTGACCCTGACTGGGGCTTTGAGTCCTATGAAATCACCGTTCCCAAAAAGCTAAGCCCTAGGAAAGGGGAGCAGGGTGGAGACAGTTCTTTGTCGTACCTCTTACAGATACAGGGCAAAAAACATACCATTCACCTGCGGCCCAAGAAGTTACTGTTGCCGAGACATCTGCCTGTTATCTCCTTCACTCAGGAGGACAGTCTAATGGAGGATTACCCACACATACCAAACGAGTGCAATTACGTGGGCTTCGTGGAAGGCTTTCAGGAATCTGACGCTACCCTGAGTACATGCATGGGAGGTCTGCGAGGCATCTTGAACATAGACTTCAATTACTACCAAATCGAGCCCCTCAGGGCCTCTTCCACGTTTGAACATGTTGTGTATGTCCTAAAAAAGGACAAATTTAGCAATCAGACCTGTGGTGTGGTTGATGAAGAAACAGATGGGCAAACCACCCAGCAAGAGGCTAGGATAAGTAGCTTTCATAAATCCTATAAGCACCAAAAGTACTTGGAATTGGTCATGGTCTTTGATTGGACTAGATTTATGTCTTTAGGCGGAAATTTTACTAAAATCGTTGAAGACGCTATTCTTCTAACTGCAATTATGGACACGTACTTTCAGGACGTCAGGTTACGGATCTGTCTAAAAGGACTTGAAGTCTGGTCCAGTCGTGACAGAATGAACACTTTCTTTTTCACCTTAGCTGAAATTTTAGGTCAGTTTGTACTATACAAAAGACTGGTATTACATCATGTCCTTCCCGCGGACTGGTCACATTTATATCTTGGAAGAAGTTTTCCGGATGCTGTCGCATGGTCCTGGGGGCGAGCATGTGAGGTATACCATGCCGGGTCCGCAAGTAGCTTCGTTGGTAAGAATATCCTTGGGCCTGCTACTTGGACTGCTCATGAAGTGGGCCACTGTGTGGGAATGCAGCACGACGGAGAGTATTGCCAGTGCAGAGGTAGGACGAGCTGCATCATGGGTACAGGACGCACAGGGTTTAGTAATTGTAGTTATGATCAGTATTTCATACACGCATCCTATAAAATGTCATATTGTCTATCTGACATCCCAGGACGAGGTTATGTGATTAAGAGATGTGGCAACAAGATTGTCGAAGGTACAGAGGAATGTGACTGTGGCTCCAAAGAAGACTGCCAAAAAGACCCGTGCTGTGGGCCGAACTGCAAATGGAAGGAAGGCGTCAACTGTTCCACCGGGCTTTGTTGTCACAAATGTAACTTTCTCCCATCAGGGTATGTGTGTAGGCCGGAAGAAAACGAATGCGACCTTGCCGAGTACTGCAACGGGCTCTCAGGTTTATGTCCGGAGGATACTTACAAGCAAGATGGAACTCCCTGTAAATATGGAGGAGTTTGTTTCAGTAAGAACTGCAGATCCAGGTACATGCAGTGCCAGGGTATTTTTGGACCTGCTGCCAGGGAGGCTCCTTACCAATGTTACGATGTCGTTAATAAGATGGGTGATCAGTATGGTAACTGTGGCATTAATATTAGTCAATATAATAGGTGCACGAGGGACAATGCAGTCTGTGGCAGGCTACAGTGTATCAATGTTAGAGTCATCCCCAGTTTGCCAGATCACAGTACTCTATTGTCCACCTATGTGAAGGCAGACAATCTCATGTGCTGGGGCACAGGCTATCATGGAGAACTAATGGCCCATGGGATACCCGACGTAGGTGTGATTAATGATGGCACTGCCTGTGGCCTTAAAAAGGTGTGCATAAAGGGAAGGTGTGTTGACTCTGCCACCATCATGTTCGACTGTTTGCCCGGCAAGTGCAATAGCCGAGGTGTTTGCAACAATAAAAGGAACTGCCACTGCAAGTATGGCTGGGAACCCCCGTTCTGTGAAGAGGTAGGACTCGGTGGGAGCATTGACAGTGGACCCCCTGCGCCAATGGCCGAGGAGATGCCCTCATCATTTCAAGCTGTGTATATTATGATGATGCGCATTATCTTATTCGTCATCTCCGTGATCGTCGTGTATTTTAGGCAGCTgattaaaaaatggttttatgatcaccagaagaaagaaacagtCAAAAAACCAAAGGATGCCGAAATGTCAGAAATGTAA